A region from the Aegilops tauschii subsp. strangulata cultivar AL8/78 chromosome 5, Aet v6.0, whole genome shotgun sequence genome encodes:
- the LOC109760944 gene encoding uncharacterized protein isoform X3, which translates to MHKLGRGSRDKVQQFMAITGASEKVALQALKASDWHLEGSFDYFYSQPQISVTNSRHLEDLYSRYKERDADMIMVEGTSQLCNDLLVDPQDVVMLVISWHMKAATMCEFTRQEFIDGLQSIGVDSIEKLREKLPSLRAEIKDDNKFREIYNFAFAWAREKGQKSLPLETAIGMWRLLFAERHWPLIDHWCQFLQVRHNKAISRDTWSQLLEFVKTIDPQLSNYDEEGAWPYLIDEFVEYLTENGCVQRNK; encoded by the exons ATG CATAAGCTGGGGAGAGGAAGCCGCGACAAGGTGCAACAGTTCATGGCCATAACTGGTGCAAG CGAGAAGGTCGCCCTTCAGGCACTGAAAGCTAGTGATTGGCACTTAGAAGGGTCTTTTGATTATTTCTACAGCCAGCCACAGATTTCTGTGACCAATTCTCGACATCTTGAAGATCTTTACAGCAGATACAAAG AACGTGATGCTGATATGATCATGGTGGAGGGCACATCTCAACTTTGCAACGACCTGTTG GTGGATCCTCAGGATGTTGTCATG CTTGTCATATCATGGCACATGAAAGCTGCCACAATGTGTGAATTTACTCGCCAGGAATTCATTGATGGTCTGCAGTCAATTGG GGTTGATTCAATTGAGAAGCTCCGTGAGAAACTTCCATCACTGCGAGCTGAGATAAAGGACGATA ATAAGTTCCGTGAGATATACAACTTTGCGTTTGCTTGGGCTAGGGAAAAG GGTCAGAAATCCCTTCCACTGGAGACAGCTATTGGAATGTGGAGGTTGCTGTTTGCTGAAAGGCATTGGCCCTTAATTGATCACTGGTGTCAGTTTCTACAG GTCAGGCATAACAAAGCCATCTCTAGGGACACATGGTCTCAGCTGTTGGAATTTGTCAAG ACAATTGATCCACAGTTATCCAACTATGATGAAGAAGGTGCTTGGCCCTACCTAATTGATGAATTTGTGGAGTACCTAACCGAGAATGGATGCGTTCAGCGTAACAAGTGA
- the LOC109760944 gene encoding uncharacterized protein isoform X1 → MHKLGRGSRDKVQQFMAITGASEKVALQALKASDWHLEGSFDYFYSQPQISVTNSRHLEDLYSRYKERDADMIMVEGTSQLCNDLLVDPQDVVMLVISWHMKAATMCEFTRQEFIDGLQSIGVDSIEKLREKLPSLRAEIKDDNKFREIYNFAFAWAREKVILESKLFVPIFSIVIVFIGTSVFQPVLSMKLSYNIPLILQGQKSLPLETAIGMWRLLFAERHWPLIDHWCQFLQVRHNKAISRDTWSQLLEFVKTIDPQLSNYDEEGAWPYLIDEFVEYLTENGCVQRNK, encoded by the exons ATG CATAAGCTGGGGAGAGGAAGCCGCGACAAGGTGCAACAGTTCATGGCCATAACTGGTGCAAG CGAGAAGGTCGCCCTTCAGGCACTGAAAGCTAGTGATTGGCACTTAGAAGGGTCTTTTGATTATTTCTACAGCCAGCCACAGATTTCTGTGACCAATTCTCGACATCTTGAAGATCTTTACAGCAGATACAAAG AACGTGATGCTGATATGATCATGGTGGAGGGCACATCTCAACTTTGCAACGACCTGTTG GTGGATCCTCAGGATGTTGTCATG CTTGTCATATCATGGCACATGAAAGCTGCCACAATGTGTGAATTTACTCGCCAGGAATTCATTGATGGTCTGCAGTCAATTGG GGTTGATTCAATTGAGAAGCTCCGTGAGAAACTTCCATCACTGCGAGCTGAGATAAAGGACGATA ATAAGTTCCGTGAGATATACAACTTTGCGTTTGCTTGGGCTAGGGAAAAGGTTATCCTTGAGAGCAAACTATTTGTTCCAATATTTTCAATTGTCATTGTCTTTATTGGCACATCTGTTTTTCAACCGGTGTTATCTATGAAACTTTCCTACAACATTCCCTTGATTTTACAGGGTCAGAAATCCCTTCCACTGGAGACAGCTATTGGAATGTGGAGGTTGCTGTTTGCTGAAAGGCATTGGCCCTTAATTGATCACTGGTGTCAGTTTCTACAG GTCAGGCATAACAAAGCCATCTCTAGGGACACATGGTCTCAGCTGTTGGAATTTGTCAAG ACAATTGATCCACAGTTATCCAACTATGATGAAGAAGGTGCTTGGCCCTACCTAATTGATGAATTTGTGGAGTACCTAACCGAGAATGGATGCGTTCAGCGTAACAAGTGA
- the LOC109760944 gene encoding uncharacterized protein isoform X4, whose protein sequence is MHKLGRGSRDKVQQFMAITGASEKVALQALKASDWHLEGSFDYFYSQPQISVTNSRHLEDLYSRYKERDADMIMVEGTSQLCNDLLVDPQDVVMLVISWHMKAATMCEFTRQEFIDGLQSIGVDSIEKLREKLPSLRAEIKDDNKFREIYNFAFAWAREKGQKSLPLETAIGMWRLLFAERHWPLIDHWCQFLQVRHNKAISRDTWSQLLEFVKEMGCRQVSRSKQPRMS, encoded by the exons ATG CATAAGCTGGGGAGAGGAAGCCGCGACAAGGTGCAACAGTTCATGGCCATAACTGGTGCAAG CGAGAAGGTCGCCCTTCAGGCACTGAAAGCTAGTGATTGGCACTTAGAAGGGTCTTTTGATTATTTCTACAGCCAGCCACAGATTTCTGTGACCAATTCTCGACATCTTGAAGATCTTTACAGCAGATACAAAG AACGTGATGCTGATATGATCATGGTGGAGGGCACATCTCAACTTTGCAACGACCTGTTG GTGGATCCTCAGGATGTTGTCATG CTTGTCATATCATGGCACATGAAAGCTGCCACAATGTGTGAATTTACTCGCCAGGAATTCATTGATGGTCTGCAGTCAATTGG GGTTGATTCAATTGAGAAGCTCCGTGAGAAACTTCCATCACTGCGAGCTGAGATAAAGGACGATA ATAAGTTCCGTGAGATATACAACTTTGCGTTTGCTTGGGCTAGGGAAAAG GGTCAGAAATCCCTTCCACTGGAGACAGCTATTGGAATGTGGAGGTTGCTGTTTGCTGAAAGGCATTGGCCCTTAATTGATCACTGGTGTCAGTTTCTACAG GTCAGGCATAACAAAGCCATCTCTAGGGACACATGGTCTCAGCTGTTGGAATTTGTCAAG GAAATGGGTTGCAGGCAGGTTTCTAGGAGCAAGCAACCAAGAATGTCTTGA
- the LOC109760944 gene encoding uncharacterized protein isoform X2 — MHKLGRGSRDKVQQFMAITGASEKVALQALKASDWHLEGSFDYFYSQPQISVTNSRHLEDLYSRYKERDADMIMVEGTSQLCNDLLVDPQDVVMLVISWHMKAATMCEFTRQEFIDGLQSIGVDSIEKLREKLPSLRAEIKDDNKFREIYNFAFAWAREKVILESKLFVPIFSIVIVFIGTSVFQPVLSMKLSYNIPLILQGQKSLPLETAIGMWRLLFAERHWPLIDHWCQFLQVRHNKAISRDTWSQLLEFVKEMGCRQVSRSKQPRMS, encoded by the exons ATG CATAAGCTGGGGAGAGGAAGCCGCGACAAGGTGCAACAGTTCATGGCCATAACTGGTGCAAG CGAGAAGGTCGCCCTTCAGGCACTGAAAGCTAGTGATTGGCACTTAGAAGGGTCTTTTGATTATTTCTACAGCCAGCCACAGATTTCTGTGACCAATTCTCGACATCTTGAAGATCTTTACAGCAGATACAAAG AACGTGATGCTGATATGATCATGGTGGAGGGCACATCTCAACTTTGCAACGACCTGTTG GTGGATCCTCAGGATGTTGTCATG CTTGTCATATCATGGCACATGAAAGCTGCCACAATGTGTGAATTTACTCGCCAGGAATTCATTGATGGTCTGCAGTCAATTGG GGTTGATTCAATTGAGAAGCTCCGTGAGAAACTTCCATCACTGCGAGCTGAGATAAAGGACGATA ATAAGTTCCGTGAGATATACAACTTTGCGTTTGCTTGGGCTAGGGAAAAGGTTATCCTTGAGAGCAAACTATTTGTTCCAATATTTTCAATTGTCATTGTCTTTATTGGCACATCTGTTTTTCAACCGGTGTTATCTATGAAACTTTCCTACAACATTCCCTTGATTTTACAGGGTCAGAAATCCCTTCCACTGGAGACAGCTATTGGAATGTGGAGGTTGCTGTTTGCTGAAAGGCATTGGCCCTTAATTGATCACTGGTGTCAGTTTCTACAG GTCAGGCATAACAAAGCCATCTCTAGGGACACATGGTCTCAGCTGTTGGAATTTGTCAAG GAAATGGGTTGCAGGCAGGTTTCTAGGAGCAAGCAACCAAGAATGTCTTGA